The Coffea arabica cultivar ET-39 chromosome 8e, Coffea Arabica ET-39 HiFi, whole genome shotgun sequence genome window below encodes:
- the LOC113703405 gene encoding uncharacterized protein isoform X3 has translation MVVEKEMTMVFYFILFILCIEIRLSPSFPRFHLPPSSHPSRRSPSLIRMEASSNGASDAKETAAPADPSSDSTNAAASNSESEDPLIQYVVLRRDLIDTWPLGSVVTQGCHASVAAIWSFKDDPHTLNYCYS, from the exons ATGGTGGTGGAGAAAGAGATGACgatggtattttattttattttatttattttatgtatagaAATAAG ACTCTCTCCTTCTTTTCCCCGCTTCCATCTTCCGCCATCATCCCATCCTTCTCGGCGCAGTCCGTCTCTCATCAGAATGGAGGCATCCTCCAACGGTGCTTCTGATGCCAAGGAGACCGCCGCTCCGGCTGACCCAAGCAGTGACTCCACCAACGCCGCCGCCAGCAATTCAGAGTCGGAAGACCCTTTGATTCAGTACGTGGTTCTCCGGAGGGACTTAATTGACACTTGGCCTTTAGGTAGCGTGGTTACACAGGGATGCCATGCCTCCGTCGCCGCCATTTGGTCCTTCAAAGACGACCCTCATACTCTCAACTACT GTTACTCTTGA
- the LOC113702727 gene encoding probable WRKY transcription factor 17 — translation MALDFIGISKINEQVALQEAASAGIKSMEQLIRLVSHQQQMDCRELADSTVSKFNRAMSSLNRTGHARFRRGPVNKPQNLGFQSSPVPSTSTSSQFHPCQDLNLSPAPVLAPEPAPAGVPSLGLTFQPQQMLTLDFTKPNLVAPISNQVDPKVTNCEVVAKDSFSISPPMSTSVNSSSFMSSITGEGSVSNGKQGSSSMFLAPAPALSAGKPPIAGKRCREHDRHSDSASGKTSGSGRCHCKKRKSRVKTIVRVPAISSKIADIPPDEYSWRKYGQKPIKGSPFPRGYYKCSTVRGCPARKHVERATDDPTMLVVTYEGEHRHTQGAMQENSTTSAGSGGTLVVFESTGYKQQRD, via the exons ATGGCTTTAGATTTTATAGGAATTTCAAAAATTAACGAACAAGTTGCTCTGCAAGAAGCAGCGTCGGCCGGGATAAAATCCATGGAGCAATTGATCCGACTTGTTTCACATCAGCAACAAATGGACTGCAGAGAGCTGGCCGACTCTACCGTCTCCAAGTTTAATAGAGCCATGTCAAGTCTGAATCGGACTGGTCACGCCCGGTTCAGGCGTGGACCGGTTAATAAACCGCAGAATTTGGGTTTTCAGTCCTCTCCGGTGCCTTCTACTTCTACTTCCTCTCAGTTTCATCCTTGCCAGGACTTGAATCTCTCTCCGGCTCCGGTTCTAGCACCGGAACCGGCGCCGGCGGGGGTTCCATCTCTGGGGTTGACTTTTCAGCCACAGCAGATGTTGACTCTTGATTTTACCAAGCCAAACTTGGTGGCTCCGATTTCGAATCAAGTGGACCCGAAAGTGACGAACTGTGAGGTGGTTGCTAAGGACAGTTTTAGCATATCGCCGCCGATGTCGACGTCAGTGAACTCCTCTTCGTTCATGTCGTCCATCACCGGCGAGGGAAGCGTGTCGAACGGTAAACAAGGTTCTTCGTCCATGTTCTTAGCTCCTGCTCCAGCACTTTCTGCCGGAAAGCCGCCTATCGCTGGCAAAAGGTGCCGTGAACATGATCGCCACTCCGACAGCGCCTCCGGCAAGACCTCCGGTTCCGGCAGATGTCATTGCAAGAAAAG GAAATCCAGGGTTAAGACGATTGTCAGAGTCCCGGCGATTAGTTCAAAAATCGCCGATATTCCACCTGACGAGTACTCGTGGAGAAAGTACGGTCAGAAGCCGATCAAGGGCTCTCCCTTCCCACG GGGTTATTACAAGTGTAGTACTGTGAGAGGATGCCCAGCAAGAAAGCATGTGGAGAGGGCGACTGATGATCCAACGATGCTGGTTGTGACTTATGAAGGGGAGCATCGTCATACGCAAGGCGCGATGCAGGAGAATAGTACCACTAGTGCTGGAAGTGGCGGCACTTTAGTGGTATTCGAGTCAACTGGATATAAACAACAGAGAGATTAA
- the LOC113703405 gene encoding uncharacterized protein isoform X2: MEASSNGASDAKETAAPADPSSDSTNAAASNSESEDPLIQYVVLRRDLIDTWPLGSVVTQGCHASVAAIWSFKDDPHTLNYCNPSNLHAMRKVTLEVKGEAQIVNLSEKLNSSGIDHKLWIEQPENIPTCFATKPYPKSIVSSFFKKVKLCK, translated from the exons ATGGAGGCATCCTCCAACGGTGCTTCTGATGCCAAGGAGACCGCCGCTCCGGCTGACCCAAGCAGTGACTCCACCAACGCCGCCGCCAGCAATTCAGAGTCGGAAGACCCTTTGATTCAGTACGTGGTTCTCCGGAGGGACTTAATTGACACTTGGCCTTTAGGTAGCGTGGTTACACAGGGATGCCATGCCTCCGTCGCCGCCATTTGGTCCTTCAAAGACGACCCTCATACTCTCAACTACTGTAACCCCTCTAATCTCCACGCTATGCGCAAG GTTACTCTTGAAGTGAAGGGTGAAGCGCAGATTGTAAATTTGTCGGAGAAATTAAATTCTAGTGGTATTGATCATAAGCTGTGGATTGAACAACCTGAGAATATTCCAACTTGTTTTGCTACAAAGCCATATCCTAAATCTATTGTATCGTCATTTTTCAAAAAGGTGAAGCTGTGTAAGTGA
- the LOC113703405 gene encoding uncharacterized protein isoform X1 yields MVVEKEMTMVFYFILFILCIEIRLSPSFPRFHLPPSSHPSRRSPSLIRMEASSNGASDAKETAAPADPSSDSTNAAASNSESEDPLIQYVVLRRDLIDTWPLGSVVTQGCHASVAAIWSFKDDPHTLNYCNPSNLHAMRKVTLEVKGEAQIVNLSEKLNSSGIDHKLWIEQPENIPTCFATKPYPKSIVSSFFKKVKLCK; encoded by the exons ATGGTGGTGGAGAAAGAGATGACgatggtattttattttattttatttattttatgtatagaAATAAG ACTCTCTCCTTCTTTTCCCCGCTTCCATCTTCCGCCATCATCCCATCCTTCTCGGCGCAGTCCGTCTCTCATCAGAATGGAGGCATCCTCCAACGGTGCTTCTGATGCCAAGGAGACCGCCGCTCCGGCTGACCCAAGCAGTGACTCCACCAACGCCGCCGCCAGCAATTCAGAGTCGGAAGACCCTTTGATTCAGTACGTGGTTCTCCGGAGGGACTTAATTGACACTTGGCCTTTAGGTAGCGTGGTTACACAGGGATGCCATGCCTCCGTCGCCGCCATTTGGTCCTTCAAAGACGACCCTCATACTCTCAACTACTGTAACCCCTCTAATCTCCACGCTATGCGCAAG GTTACTCTTGAAGTGAAGGGTGAAGCGCAGATTGTAAATTTGTCGGAGAAATTAAATTCTAGTGGTATTGATCATAAGCTGTGGATTGAACAACCTGAGAATATTCCAACTTGTTTTGCTACAAAGCCATATCCTAAATCTATTGTATCGTCATTTTTCAAAAAGGTGAAGCTGTGTAAGTGA